A DNA window from Trypanosoma brucei brucei TREU927 chromosome 11 chr11_scaffold01 genomic scaffold, whole genome shotgun sequence contains the following coding sequences:
- a CDS encoding hypothetical protein (GPI-Anchor Signal predicted for Tb11.12.0017 by DGPI v2.04, no cleavage site predicted) has protein sequence MTLLSHVVVLCSLLFVLSGCGRGVPFCYTYELDRKVKPVETWTGQMLTMAQQAHERVKGMRHSISSVAAAVHKYAWIVKNTTEGDAIYVDTATRQLSRASDAHDRVANLQKTIQDHHKEVTYLSRKAMESCDEWVVTLHRLRKTREEKDRTELMKKLQTHEAVAKENIGIAKKVALQTKPFAEQVARNVSTAESALRFALNVWKKFTSVLGETIEKKKAEAERRAREAAEQTNRSDNATDEPQEQTADAANRTATLPEKEGSAEQNDEEVEDVQQIPKIVDSLDFRDNFSEERPTTQVSTPSWSEQGDETATDTTLKTRAQYSELATRGCRGLFHLSAILFTYARITAP, from the coding sequence ATGACCTTACTCTCCCATGTAGTGGTTCTTTgttccctcctcttcgtGCTGTCTGGTTGCGGGAGGGGGGTGCCTTTTTGTTACACGTATGAGCTAGACCGCAAGGTGAAACCGGTAGAAACTTGGACCGGACAAATGCTAACAATGGCGCAGCAAGCGCACGAGAGGGTGAAGGGAATGCGTCACTCAATTTCTTCCGTCGCCGCGGCTGTACACAAATACGCATGGATCGTCAAGAACACAACAGAAGGGGATGCAATTTACGTAGACACCGCGACTCGACAACTGTCCAGAGCCTCGGATGCCCACGACCGGGTTGCAAACCTACAGAAGACAATACAGGATCATCACAAAGAGGTGACGTACCTTTCTCGCAAGGCAATGGAAAGCTGTGACGAATGGGTTGTCACGCTGCACCGTCTCCGGAAgacgagggaagagaaggacCGGACAGAACTGATGAAGAAACTTCAAACCCACGAGGCTGTAGCCAAAGAGAACATTGGCATCGCCAAGAAGGTGGCGTTACAGACAAAGCCATTCGCGGAGCAGGTTGCGAGGAACGTCTCGACAGCGGAGAGTGCGCTCAGGTTCGCGCTAAATGTCTGGAAGAAGTTCACCTCCGTTCTTGGAGAGACaattgagaaaaagaaggctgAGGCCGAACGTAGAGCTCGCGAGGCAGCCGAACAAACGAACAGATCTGACAATGCCACTGATGAACCACAAGAGCAGACAGCAGATGCGGCAAACCGAACGGCCACCCTACCCGAAAAGGAGGGTTCGGCAGAGCAGAACGATGAGGAGGTGGAAGACGTGCAACAGATTCCAAAGATTGTTGACAGTTTGGATTTCAGGGACAATTTCAGTGAGGAGCGACCCACCACACAAGTGAGCACACCATCGTGGAGTGAGCAAGGGGATGAAACTGCGACGGATACCACACTTAAGACGAGGGCCCAATATTCCGAACTGGCTACACGGGGGTGCAGAGGGCTGTTCCATTTATCGGCTATTCTGTTCACCTATGCTCGCATTACCGCTCCTTAA
- a CDS encoding glutathionylspermidine synthetase, putative (similar to Glutathionylspermidine synthase (EC 6.3.1.8). (Swiss-Prot:P90518) (Crithidia fasciculata;)) codes for MAKGSDYDAVAYEPMPREGFDAGDEGPLVGNHDQGFLFDDQADGAHSTQLTYIAPSVKKPVYALGITLLFLLVAVVLTVILQPTFLYGETCVTPFGTIIGVHNGVFAYSNCRRDHISTKKNSIKGEGSMETGMEWQCFEYVKRYWIMRGVPQSVILPTARKSSELWSFTQATFKNGSKVQLERHDNGGPQPLVGDLLVYREQPALLPVGHVAVIVRVGKTHVWVAEQNWFNKQWHPPFHNFSRTIKMHHNAESQTYELEDMAGTTIKGWMRYKT; via the coding sequence atggCGAAAGGAAGCGattatgatgccgtagcgtACGAGCCAATGCCGAGGGAAGGGTTCGATGCTGGCGATGAGGGACCTTTGGTCGGTAACCATGATCAGGGATTTCTGTTCGATGACCAGGCGGATGGCGCCCACAGCACTCAGCTTACCTATATTGCGCCATCAGTCAAGAAGCCGGTATATGCACTGGGTATCACACTACTTTTTCTTCTGGTTGCTGTGGTTTTAACCGTCATTCTGCAACCCACGTTTCTCTACGGCGAAACCTGCGTTACACCCTTTGGTACCATTATTGGTGTGCACAATGGCGTTTTCGCGTATAGCAACTGCCGAAGGGATCACATctccaccaaaaaaaatagcatcAAAGGTGAAGGCTCCATGGAGACTGGCATGGAATGGCAGTGCTTTGAGTACGTGAAACGCTATTGGATCATGCGTGGAGTTCCTCAGTCTGTTATTTTACCCACTGCAAGAAAGTCCAGTGAACTTTGGTCGTTCACACAAGCAACCTTTAAAAACGGCTCAAAGGTGCAACTGGAACGGCACGACAATGGGGGGCCCCAACCACTAGTTGGTGACCTTTTGGTATATCGCGAGCAACCCGCCCTGTTGCCGGTTGGTCATGTCGCCGTTATTGTGCGCGTGGGGAAGACACATGTTTGGGTGGCCGAACAGAACTGGTTTAACAAACAATGGCACCCGCCGTTCCACAACTTTTCACGCACCATCAAGATGCATCACAATGCAGAAAGCCAAACCTACGAGTTGGAGGACATGGCGGGTACAACTATCAAGGGCTGGATGCGGTACAAGACGTAG